One genomic window of Monodelphis domestica isolate mMonDom1 chromosome 1, mMonDom1.pri, whole genome shotgun sequence includes the following:
- the RGS3 gene encoding regulator of G-protein signaling 3 isoform X10 yields MPFFRDLSKPGPLEFHSEMLLSMYQTRNGNLQRRHTMKEAKDMKNRLGIFRRRNDSPGGNGAGKTDKGMKSLKPTSEEALKWGESLEKLLLHKYGLAVFRAFLRTEFSEENLEFWLACEDFKKVKSQSKMASKAKKIFAEYIAIQACKEVNLDSYTREHTKENLQNVTRACFDLAQKRIYGLMEKDSYPRFLRSELYLDLINQKKPSSPL; encoded by the exons ATGCCCTTCTTCCGAGACCTGTCCAAGCCAGGGCCTCTTGAGTTCCACTCGGAGATGCTCCTGAGCATGTACCAAACCCGGAATGGGAACCTTCAGCGTAGACACACAATGAAAGA gGCCAAAGATATGAAGAACAGACTGGGGATTTTCCGGAGAAGAAATGACTCTCCCGGGGGCAACGGGGCTGGCAAGACGGACAAAGGGATGAAATCCCTGAA GCCCACCTCTGAGGAGGCACTCAAATGGGGGGAGTCTCTGGAGAAACTACTGTTGCACAAAT ACGGACTCGCAGTGTTCCGTGCCTTCCTCCGGACAGAGTTCAGCGAAGAGAATCTGGAATTTTGGCTGGCATGTGAGGACTTCAAGAAAGTCAAGTCCCAATCTAAGATGGCATCCAAGGCGAAGAAGATCTTTGCAGAGTATATTGCCATCCAGGCGTGTAAAGAG GTGAACCTGGACTCCTACACACGGGAGCACACCAAGGAAAACCTGCAGAATGTCACCAGGGCCTGCTTTGACCTGGCCCAGAAGCGCATCTACGGGCTCATGGAGAAGGACTCCTATCCGCGATTCCTCCGATCAGAGCTCTACTTAGACCTCATTAACCAGAAGAAGCCGAGCTCTCCGTTGTAG
- the RGS3 gene encoding regulator of G-protein signaling 3 isoform X11 translates to MYHTMVDFSERYLERAKDMKNRLGIFRRRNDSPGGNGAGKTDKGMKSLKPTSEEALKWGESLEKLLLHKYGLAVFRAFLRTEFSEENLEFWLACEDFKKVKSQSKMASKAKKIFAEYIAIQACKEVNLDSYTREHTKENLQNVTRACFDLAQKRIYGLMEKDSYPRFLRSELYLDLINQKKPSSPL, encoded by the exons ATGTACCACACCATGGTTGACTTTTCTGAAAGGTATCTGGAAAG gGCCAAAGATATGAAGAACAGACTGGGGATTTTCCGGAGAAGAAATGACTCTCCCGGGGGCAACGGGGCTGGCAAGACGGACAAAGGGATGAAATCCCTGAA GCCCACCTCTGAGGAGGCACTCAAATGGGGGGAGTCTCTGGAGAAACTACTGTTGCACAAAT ACGGACTCGCAGTGTTCCGTGCCTTCCTCCGGACAGAGTTCAGCGAAGAGAATCTGGAATTTTGGCTGGCATGTGAGGACTTCAAGAAAGTCAAGTCCCAATCTAAGATGGCATCCAAGGCGAAGAAGATCTTTGCAGAGTATATTGCCATCCAGGCGTGTAAAGAG GTGAACCTGGACTCCTACACACGGGAGCACACCAAGGAAAACCTGCAGAATGTCACCAGGGCCTGCTTTGACCTGGCCCAGAAGCGCATCTACGGGCTCATGGAGAAGGACTCCTATCCGCGATTCCTCCGATCAGAGCTCTACTTAGACCTCATTAACCAGAAGAAGCCGAGCTCTCCGTTGTAG